A stretch of the Tannerella serpentiformis genome encodes the following:
- a CDS encoding DUF4292 domain-containing protein: MNRATTNLRALALSSVLLAMTLAGCRTTRSAATKADKAVAEALSEAEYIQQVGRLSTPDYRTLTATLDVTINPKTKDEMSSRARLKVIRGQRLQISITPLVGIEMFRVEVSRDSLKVIDRLGRRYLAEPIEKITKEIPTYYKRTCPYDFRYEHLEALLTNRLFMPDGSAFDLDRFDNRKRPFGYRLFTTKDAAGVSYDFSTDNHVRLIDTEIICPFVELHWSYSRFRTIGGRPFPMDMEAEVDEHKKLSIEFNNVDIDAPVEMSFPIPNKYQRIVPKQLWQFFDLF, translated from the coding sequence CGCTTGCGGGCTGTCGGACGACGCGGTCGGCGGCTACAAAGGCTGACAAGGCCGTCGCCGAAGCCCTCTCGGAGGCCGAATACATCCAGCAGGTCGGCCGACTCTCTACGCCCGACTATCGCACGCTCACGGCCACGCTTGATGTGACGATCAATCCCAAAACGAAAGACGAGATGAGTTCGCGCGCCCGCCTGAAGGTCATCCGAGGCCAGCGCCTGCAAATCTCCATCACGCCGCTGGTCGGTATTGAGATGTTTCGCGTCGAGGTCAGCCGCGACAGCCTGAAGGTCATCGACCGGCTCGGGAGGCGCTACCTCGCCGAACCCATTGAGAAAATCACGAAGGAGATTCCGACCTATTACAAGCGGACCTGCCCCTACGACTTCCGCTACGAGCACCTCGAGGCCCTCCTCACTAACCGCCTCTTCATGCCCGACGGCAGCGCCTTCGACCTCGATCGCTTCGACAATCGGAAGCGCCCCTTCGGCTATCGGCTCTTCACCACCAAGGACGCCGCGGGCGTGTCGTACGACTTCTCTACCGACAACCACGTGCGCCTCATCGACACGGAAATCATCTGCCCCTTCGTTGAGCTGCATTGGAGCTACAGCCGCTTCCGCACCATCGGCGGCCGCCCCTTCCCCATGGACATGGAAGCGGAGGTAGACGAACACAAGAAACTCTCGATCGAATTCAACAACGTAGATATAGACGCACCCGTGGAAATGAGCTTTCCCATCCCCAATAAATACCAACGCATTGTACCCAAACAGCTATGGCAATTCTTCGACTTATTCTAA